In Chitinivibrionales bacterium, a single window of DNA contains:
- a CDS encoding FecR domain-containing protein, with amino-acid sequence MKLNRLIALVVVSAFLHNAVAAQKIDPAQETFKHTVKKGETVSLVCIDYYGYWGADLAKAVLKDNPSLKDLNVIHPGDALVLHNPDYKSEKPAAPASQVFERRVQAMQGVVTYVEGDAVLIAKGGKARQKLVPNTIVFPGDVVQTLATGRVEMIINKETVVRLKENTRASIDAFRDTGSTAGETKMGFNLGSVWTKMKQFRDKLSRFELELPTAIAGVHGTVYEATVDKDSSSEVKVYNGEVAVKNNPSMKAASGGEPGEVSGPSEVPGPSEVSLEQWVSIVRDMQKIRIDKKGKPKAVEPFKKDEADSWVKWNMERDKRAAEMFGENEE; translated from the coding sequence ATGAAACTCAATCGACTCATCGCGCTCGTTGTCGTGTCGGCGTTTCTCCACAATGCCGTTGCCGCGCAGAAAATCGACCCTGCGCAGGAAACCTTCAAGCACACGGTCAAGAAAGGGGAAACGGTCAGCCTCGTCTGCATCGACTACTACGGCTACTGGGGCGCGGACCTCGCAAAGGCGGTCCTCAAGGACAACCCGTCGCTCAAGGACCTCAACGTCATCCATCCGGGCGACGCCCTCGTGCTTCACAATCCGGATTACAAAAGCGAAAAGCCCGCGGCGCCGGCAAGCCAGGTATTCGAGCGCAGGGTGCAGGCCATGCAGGGCGTGGTCACCTACGTGGAGGGCGACGCGGTGCTCATCGCAAAGGGCGGCAAGGCGCGCCAGAAACTCGTTCCCAACACGATCGTGTTTCCCGGCGACGTGGTGCAGACCCTGGCAACGGGCCGGGTGGAGATGATCATCAACAAGGAGACCGTGGTGAGGCTCAAGGAAAACACGCGCGCGAGCATCGACGCGTTCCGCGACACGGGGTCGACCGCGGGGGAAACGAAAATGGGGTTCAACCTCGGCTCGGTGTGGACCAAGATGAAGCAGTTCCGCGACAAGCTGAGCCGGTTCGAGCTCGAGCTCCCCACCGCCATCGCGGGCGTGCACGGCACGGTGTACGAGGCCACGGTGGACAAGGACAGCTCATCGGAAGTCAAGGTGTACAACGGCGAGGTCGCGGTGAAGAACAACCCCTCGATGAAAGCGGCGTCCGGCGGCGAGCCGGGCGAGGTGAGCGGCCCCAGCGAGGTGCCGGGCCCGTCCGAGGTGAGCCTGGAGCAGTGGGTGTCGATCGTGCGAGACATGCAGAAGATAAGAATTGACAAGAAGGGAAAGCCCAAGGCGGTCGAGCCGTTCAAGAAGGACGAGGCCGACTCGTGGGTGAAATGGAACATGGAGCGCGACAAGCGGGCCGCCGAGATGTTCGGGGAGAACGAGGAATGA
- a CDS encoding type VI secretion system contractile sheath small subunit → MNKDKSQIDSFSVSLGPAPVKKPAAIDLEPWNILVCSDLGFVSKKPVSVHIAEWNEFMASAGILLSGNAKNMLIDGEKQVFVEYPVKTMKDFSAESIAANVPVFAPWTRACLALQQMLDGKISVNDAVALIKKAGLPADESSRIISMLSPAKGGRQQKPVDAPKAKPRGSSVDRILSMVDVKPQTGKESGSSQPGLTDALFQSVSAGEEQFDKSKISAYLTVLNQELNAQAAAVSSQDFFKSRFLSWQGLARLAKVIGREKEVTLGVISCPSQDMQDRLDEALGACMEAGSAPDLVVWDHGVTFTNASMEALAALCAAAERFKCVVVAPLDMDDPLLKDISSRKSISHFFDDVRFLPYKKFRDNTASRCLCLCAPSLASGMNSEWYAAVRWAEMIVGHNDPFCAKEQKLPVESVFTDTPVFSQAVSREVADEAAAMGLTLFEQTLEKASLDKAVTVAGPESVADNFRSLCFNLLVNRIARLSGMKILEYGSQKSKREIAGMLEDFLDKDLSACGILSSGKPVDVSVENHQSFVIAINSDATISGHQARFTFTI, encoded by the coding sequence GTGAACAAAGACAAATCCCAAATCGATTCCTTTTCCGTTTCGCTCGGTCCTGCACCGGTCAAAAAGCCCGCTGCCATTGACCTTGAACCGTGGAACATTCTTGTCTGCTCCGACCTCGGATTTGTTTCGAAGAAGCCGGTTTCCGTTCACATTGCGGAATGGAACGAGTTCATGGCGTCCGCGGGGATTTTGCTTTCCGGCAATGCGAAAAATATGCTGATTGACGGTGAAAAACAGGTTTTCGTTGAATATCCTGTGAAGACGATGAAGGATTTTTCGGCGGAGAGCATCGCGGCAAATGTTCCCGTATTTGCGCCGTGGACAAGGGCTTGTTTGGCGCTGCAGCAAATGCTTGACGGGAAAATCAGCGTGAATGATGCAGTTGCCTTGATAAAAAAAGCAGGACTGCCGGCTGATGAATCATCAAGAATTATATCCATGCTTTCACCGGCCAAAGGCGGTCGTCAGCAAAAACCTGTCGATGCGCCAAAAGCAAAGCCGCGGGGATCTTCCGTTGACCGGATTTTGTCCATGGTTGACGTGAAGCCGCAGACGGGCAAGGAATCAGGCAGCAGTCAGCCGGGCCTTACTGATGCCTTGTTTCAATCCGTATCGGCAGGAGAGGAACAGTTTGACAAATCGAAAATCTCGGCTTATCTAACCGTATTGAATCAGGAACTCAACGCCCAGGCAGCGGCGGTTTCATCGCAGGATTTCTTCAAGTCCAGATTTTTGTCATGGCAGGGACTCGCCCGGCTTGCAAAGGTGATCGGAAGAGAAAAAGAAGTCACCCTCGGCGTCATCTCATGCCCGTCACAAGACATGCAGGACAGGCTCGACGAAGCGCTCGGCGCCTGCATGGAAGCAGGCTCGGCGCCCGACCTCGTGGTGTGGGACCACGGCGTGACGTTTACCAACGCGAGCATGGAGGCGCTGGCGGCGTTGTGCGCCGCTGCCGAGCGCTTCAAATGCGTCGTGGTTGCTCCGCTTGACATGGATGACCCGCTTTTAAAGGACATCTCTTCCCGCAAGAGCATCTCCCATTTCTTCGACGACGTGCGGTTTTTGCCCTATAAAAAATTCAGGGACAATACCGCCTCACGGTGCCTGTGTCTCTGCGCGCCTTCGCTCGCATCGGGAATGAATTCCGAATGGTATGCCGCCGTCCGGTGGGCGGAGATGATCGTCGGCCACAATGACCCTTTTTGCGCAAAGGAGCAAAAGCTTCCAGTGGAAAGCGTGTTTACGGACACGCCGGTTTTTTCCCAAGCGGTTTCTCGGGAGGTGGCGGATGAGGCCGCGGCCATGGGGCTCACGCTGTTTGAACAAACCCTTGAAAAGGCATCGCTTGACAAGGCGGTCACCGTGGCCGGCCCCGAGAGCGTTGCGGACAACTTCAGGAGCCTTTGCTTCAACCTCCTTGTCAACCGCATCGCAAGGCTGTCCGGCATGAAAATCCTGGAATATGGTTCTCAGAAATCAAAGAGGGAAATTGCGGGCATGCTTGAGGACTTTCTTGATAAAGATCTGTCGGCCTGTGGAATTTTATCATCCGGCAAGCCTGTGGATGTTTCGGTCGAAAACCATCAGTCATTTGTCATTGCAATAAATTCGGACGCGACCATTTCCGGGCATCAGGCCCGTTTCACCTTTACCATTTAA
- the gpmI gene encoding 2,3-bisphosphoglycerate-independent phosphoglycerate mutase, with product MKKRPVCLIIRDGWGLGKKDDTNAIFKAKTPFTDAYEAANPGSIIATSGLSVGLPDGYQGNSEVGHLNIGSGRIIYQSLTRIDKSVSDGDFFTNPAFTGAIDLAKKRNAALHLMGLIQEEGVHAVTRHCVALLDLCKRRTFTNVLVHALTDGRDTPPKSAREHLALLQSGIDKTGTGRVATVMGRYYAMDRDKRWERTEIAYRGLMQGLGRAVASWQEAIDDAYASGETDEFIKPRTVNYAGIGNNDVVIFFNFRFDRTRQLTTAIMEPGFKEFATVPHRIHFVAMTHYYDNGHFTEAYPEIQNANILGEVLSNNGLRQLRCAETEKYAHVTFFFNGLRNEPFENEDRILVPSPKVATYDLKPEMSAFEVRDKLVAAIKTGAYDAVIMNFANCDMVGHTGVFGATMKAVETVDACAHDVVETALSQGGACILMADHGNAEYKKAPDGSPLTAHTTNPVPLTLIGAGNVKVRPEGKLCDIAPTILELLDIKKPAEMTGTSLIVH from the coding sequence ATGAAGAAAAGACCTGTCTGCCTCATCATCAGGGACGGCTGGGGACTCGGAAAAAAAGACGACACCAACGCCATTTTCAAGGCAAAAACGCCGTTTACCGACGCGTATGAAGCAGCCAATCCGGGATCGATCATCGCCACGTCGGGCCTGAGCGTGGGCCTGCCCGACGGGTACCAGGGCAACAGCGAGGTGGGCCATCTCAACATCGGTTCGGGCAGGATCATCTACCAGAGCCTCACGCGCATTGACAAATCGGTCTCCGACGGCGACTTCTTCACCAACCCCGCGTTCACCGGGGCGATCGACCTGGCCAAAAAGCGCAACGCCGCGCTCCACCTCATGGGCCTGATCCAGGAAGAGGGCGTCCACGCGGTCACGCGGCACTGCGTCGCGCTGCTCGACCTGTGCAAACGGCGCACGTTCACAAACGTCCTCGTCCACGCGCTCACCGACGGCCGCGATACGCCCCCGAAATCCGCGCGCGAGCACCTGGCGCTGCTCCAGAGCGGCATTGACAAAACAGGAACCGGCCGCGTAGCCACGGTGATGGGCAGGTACTATGCCATGGACCGCGACAAGCGCTGGGAGCGCACCGAGATCGCGTACCGCGGCCTCATGCAGGGCCTGGGCAGGGCCGTGGCGTCCTGGCAGGAGGCGATCGACGACGCCTACGCGAGCGGCGAGACCGACGAGTTCATCAAGCCGCGGACCGTCAACTATGCCGGCATCGGCAACAACGACGTCGTCATCTTCTTCAACTTCAGGTTCGACCGCACGCGCCAGTTGACAACCGCGATCATGGAGCCCGGGTTCAAGGAATTCGCCACCGTGCCGCACCGCATCCATTTCGTGGCCATGACCCACTACTACGACAACGGGCATTTCACCGAGGCGTATCCCGAGATCCAGAACGCCAACATCCTCGGCGAGGTGCTGAGCAACAACGGCCTCAGGCAGCTGCGCTGCGCCGAGACCGAAAAATACGCGCATGTCACCTTCTTCTTCAACGGCCTGCGCAACGAGCCGTTCGAAAACGAGGACCGCATCCTCGTGCCCAGCCCCAAGGTGGCCACCTACGACCTCAAGCCCGAGATGAGCGCGTTCGAGGTGCGCGACAAGCTCGTGGCCGCGATCAAAACGGGCGCGTACGACGCCGTGATCATGAACTTCGCCAACTGCGACATGGTCGGGCACACCGGCGTGTTCGGGGCGACCATGAAGGCGGTGGAGACCGTTGACGCGTGCGCCCATGACGTGGTGGAAACGGCGCTTTCCCAGGGCGGGGCCTGCATCCTCATGGCCGACCACGGCAACGCCGAATACAAGAAGGCCCCGGACGGCTCCCCGCTCACGGCCCATACCACCAACCCGGTGCCCCTCACCCTGATCGGCGCGGGAAACGTCAAGGTCAGGCCTGAGGGAAAATTGTGCGACATCGCGCCGACCATCCTTGAGTTGCTTGACATAAAGAAACCGGCCGAGATGACCGGGACGTCGCTCATTGTACATTGA
- a CDS encoding NAD+ synthase produces MKIALCQLNPVMGDIAGNTAKLIAAVSAHRDKNIDLFVFPELIVQGYPPRDLLEQSWFVSRGAAALRDILAFSKKIPESGVLFGFAMPSTRKNGKRLSNAALLVCKGKIVFQHDKSLLPAYDVFDEARYFDAAAGRRVCPFKGERLGITVCEDAWNDPHMWQRLLYDIDPVKDLARKGATILLNLSASPFYLGKEKIRFSLVKAHAKRHRLPFVFVNQAGGNDELIFDGNSMAFDATGALRAMLPAFSEAVRVVDTRAFGPVVNPPEFDTIKSVHDALVCGISDYLRKCGFTKALVGLSGGIDSAVTAALAVDALGPNNVWGVTMPSRYSSSGSVGDSAALAKNLGITFTTIPIESAFSAFTGELEPVFAGLKPDLAEENIQARVRGTVLMALSNKFGHILLSTGNKSELAVGYCTLYGDMSGGLSVISDLPKGMVYKMAHYINRVREIIPANCISKPPSAELRPGQKDQDTLPPYDVLDPIIELFVEEGKSAKEIVKKGFDGKTVAWVVEAVKKSEYKRRQAAPGLKVTPKAFGVGRRFPLAAKYEC; encoded by the coding sequence ATGAAAATCGCTCTTTGCCAGCTCAACCCCGTCATGGGCGACATCGCGGGAAACACCGCCAAACTCATCGCCGCGGTGTCCGCGCATCGCGACAAAAACATAGACCTCTTCGTTTTTCCCGAGCTCATTGTCCAGGGATACCCGCCGCGCGACCTGCTCGAACAGTCATGGTTCGTCAGCCGCGGCGCCGCCGCGCTGCGCGACATTCTCGCGTTTTCAAAAAAAATCCCTGAAAGCGGCGTCCTGTTCGGCTTCGCCATGCCCAGCACGCGGAAAAACGGCAAGCGCCTCTCCAACGCCGCGCTGCTCGTTTGCAAAGGGAAAATCGTTTTCCAGCACGACAAGTCCCTGCTCCCCGCCTACGACGTGTTCGACGAGGCGCGTTACTTCGACGCGGCCGCCGGCCGCAGGGTGTGCCCGTTCAAGGGCGAGCGGCTCGGCATCACCGTGTGCGAGGACGCCTGGAACGACCCGCACATGTGGCAGCGGCTGCTCTACGACATCGACCCGGTAAAAGACCTTGCCAGAAAAGGCGCCACCATCCTCCTCAACCTTTCGGCGTCGCCGTTTTACCTGGGCAAGGAGAAAATCAGGTTCTCGCTGGTCAAGGCGCACGCCAAACGCCACCGGCTGCCTTTTGTTTTTGTCAACCAGGCCGGCGGCAACGACGAGCTCATCTTCGACGGCAACAGCATGGCGTTCGACGCAACGGGCGCCCTGCGCGCCATGCTCCCGGCGTTTAGCGAGGCCGTGCGGGTGGTCGACACCAGGGCCTTCGGCCCCGTTGTAAACCCGCCGGAGTTCGACACCATCAAGAGCGTGCACGACGCGCTCGTCTGCGGCATTTCCGACTACCTGCGCAAATGCGGGTTTACAAAGGCGCTTGTCGGGCTCTCCGGCGGCATCGACTCGGCGGTCACGGCCGCGCTCGCGGTCGACGCGCTCGGCCCGAACAACGTGTGGGGCGTCACCATGCCGTCGCGCTATTCGTCAAGCGGAAGCGTCGGCGATTCGGCGGCGCTCGCCAAAAACCTCGGCATCACCTTCACCACCATCCCCATCGAAAGCGCGTTTTCCGCCTTTACCGGGGAACTCGAGCCCGTGTTCGCCGGTCTGAAGCCCGACTTGGCCGAGGAGAACATCCAGGCGCGCGTGCGCGGCACCGTCCTCATGGCCCTCTCGAACAAGTTCGGCCATATCCTTCTGTCAACCGGCAACAAGAGCGAGCTCGCCGTCGGCTACTGCACCCTCTACGGCGACATGAGCGGCGGCCTGAGCGTGATCTCCGACCTTCCCAAGGGCATGGTGTACAAGATGGCGCATTACATAAACCGCGTGCGCGAGATCATCCCTGCAAACTGCATCAGCAAGCCGCCGTCAGCCGAACTGCGGCCCGGCCAGAAAGACCAGGACACCCTGCCGCCGTACGACGTGCTCGACCCCATCATCGAGCTTTTTGTTGAAGAGGGAAAATCGGCCAAGGAGATTGTCAAAAAGGGATTTGATGGAAAGACCGTGGCGTGGGTGGTGGAGGCTGTAAAGAAAAGCGAGTACAAGAGACGGCAGGCGGCTCCGGGGCTGAAGGTGACGCCCAAGGCGTTCGGGGTGGGGAGAAGGTTTCCGCTGGCGGCAAAGTATGAGTGTTAA
- a CDS encoding VCBS repeat-containing protein gives MKYMAHLAIAVLIVCAADLSATVNTPVLSWTHGGCYSSWCETGWYSSPAVADLSGDGKREVVAGGYTINILRGSDGQVLASFNKNGSRVWSGIIVADINADGKQEIVAASGGNIIVRNNDGDTLWTKQIVSAELRGIAAADLDGTGKLRLIATQAALDSLNTWVCSYDGTIMPGWPQRSKNKGYDAGVYNDNAAIGDLSGSGTPEIVVPSDVHYICAYTPAGVPVPASSIFGTKVWGEVGAWVDTAPELRGYGLCDGTPVESYRANFADGAAVIADVNNDGAYELVAAGDVYDCSGTYPPSKYTGLFIFNADRTRFKKGGYDWSIPFASGAPLSEDYNVIESCMPDPVVADLNGDGLKEILFSSYDGKVHAVSLDKTEHGNWPFAVYHAGDPFFRFASPPVVADLDNDGKAEVLFTTWTQEGSHTAGDLFILDNQANVLQKIALPDTFGGANWNGAMASPTLDRIDTSGDLSIVINTSSSGIVAYRLPGTKNATVLWGTGRGNYRRDGFVPIATAAARPLPGMGSARAETHNGMIRCRIGGEARMLAVKVNIDKGFAAEVVDARGRTIRSLVDKGELEIMTDRAGVYFVKVTGNEGMGSEVGKVMR, from the coding sequence ATGAAATATATGGCTCACCTTGCGATTGCCGTTTTGATCGTCTGCGCCGCGGACCTTTCCGCAACCGTCAATACGCCGGTCCTTTCATGGACGCACGGCGGTTGCTATTCCTCCTGGTGCGAGACAGGCTGGTATTCGTCGCCCGCGGTCGCCGACCTCTCCGGCGACGGTAAACGCGAGGTGGTGGCGGGCGGCTACACCATAAACATCCTGCGCGGCAGCGACGGCCAGGTGCTCGCCTCCTTCAACAAAAACGGCAGCCGGGTCTGGTCGGGCATCATCGTCGCGGACATCAACGCCGATGGAAAGCAGGAAATCGTTGCGGCGTCGGGCGGCAACATCATCGTGCGGAACAACGATGGCGACACCCTGTGGACCAAACAGATCGTTTCGGCCGAACTGCGCGGCATCGCGGCGGCCGACCTTGACGGAACAGGAAAACTCCGGCTGATCGCCACGCAGGCCGCGCTTGATTCGCTCAACACCTGGGTCTGCTCGTACGACGGGACCATCATGCCCGGCTGGCCGCAGCGGTCGAAGAACAAGGGGTACGACGCGGGCGTTTACAACGACAACGCGGCAATCGGAGACCTTTCGGGAAGCGGCACGCCGGAAATCGTGGTGCCGTCGGACGTGCATTACATCTGCGCCTACACGCCGGCCGGGGTGCCGGTGCCGGCCTCCTCTATTTTCGGCACCAAGGTGTGGGGCGAGGTGGGCGCATGGGTCGACACCGCTCCTGAATTGCGCGGGTACGGCCTGTGCGACGGCACGCCGGTGGAAAGCTATCGCGCCAATTTCGCCGATGGCGCGGCCGTGATCGCGGATGTCAACAACGACGGCGCGTACGAGCTCGTGGCCGCGGGCGACGTGTACGACTGCAGCGGGACCTATCCGCCCAGCAAATACACCGGCCTGTTCATTTTCAACGCCGACCGCACGCGTTTCAAGAAAGGCGGCTACGACTGGAGCATCCCGTTTGCGTCCGGCGCGCCGCTGTCGGAGGACTACAACGTGATCGAATCCTGCATGCCCGACCCGGTGGTCGCCGACCTCAACGGCGACGGCCTCAAGGAGATCCTCTTCTCGTCGTACGACGGCAAGGTCCACGCGGTAAGCCTTGACAAAACAGAACACGGCAACTGGCCGTTTGCCGTCTATCATGCCGGCGACCCGTTCTTCCGTTTCGCGTCCCCGCCCGTGGTGGCCGACCTCGACAACGACGGCAAGGCCGAGGTGCTGTTCACCACGTGGACGCAGGAGGGCTCACACACCGCCGGCGACCTGTTCATCCTCGACAACCAGGCCAACGTGCTGCAGAAGATCGCGCTCCCGGACACGTTCGGCGGCGCGAACTGGAACGGCGCAATGGCGTCGCCGACTCTTGACAGAATAGACACCAGCGGCGACCTGTCGATCGTGATCAACACGTCGTCGAGCGGAATCGTGGCGTACCGGTTGCCCGGGACAAAGAACGCAACGGTGCTGTGGGGAACCGGTCGCGGCAATTACCGCAGGGACGGGTTTGTCCCGATCGCCACCGCGGCGGCTAGACCGCTGCCCGGCATGGGGTCCGCGCGCGCGGAAACGCACAACGGGATGATCCGGTGCAGGATCGGCGGGGAGGCCAGAATGCTCGCGGTTAAGGTGAATATCGACAAAGGCTTTGCCGCTGAAGTGGTTGACGCACGGGGAAGGACGATCCGGAGCCTGGTTGACAAAGGCGAGCTTGAAATTATGACGGACAGGGCCGGGGTCTATTTTGTGAAGGTGACGGGGAATGAGGGAATGGGAAGTGAGGTGGGGAAGGTGATGAGGTGA